CTGTGCACCCTTGCGGCGTCCGTGTCCCTTTCTGTGACCGTATGAACGCTTGGCTGTCAGTGCCCTTGCCCTGCCGCGGCTTACACCTTTAACAGGTTTTGCACTGATTGCACCTTCATCAATAAGCCCTCTGATATCCTCACGCGAGATTGCATTGCTGATATCATCTGAACGTTCTGAATCGAGTTTTACGCGGTTCACACCACATTTCAGTACAGAGGCAGCGATGCGCTTCTGATTCCTCAGATCACTCATCGTCTTCTGCCTCCTCTACAGATTCTTCCACATCCTTCAAAGGAGCATTGATCTCCTTAGGATTGAGAACCTTAAATCCAAGTCCTTCGGCTTTTGCCTGAATTTCAAAGCGCTTTTTATTACCGACTGTGCCGGCAATCCTTAATGCCTGAACTTCAGGATTGAGTCCCTCAAGGTCAGCAGGGTTATAGACCAGTACATCTTCATATCCACTTGGATGCAGGAAACGCACAGCTTTAGGACTGCCGAATCCAGGCTGAGGATGACGTCCCTTCGCCTTGTACTGTCTTCTCTGCTTGCTCTGGAGACCACGTGGTCTTCTCCATGTGTCCTCCAGTTTCTTCTTGCGGGAAAGGCCCTGGCGCTTGAAGGTTGCACGCTGGGAATTGCGTGCCCTGATAAGTCTAATCTTTTCGTCAGCCATTTATCTCACGCCTTTTCAACAATGTATATTCCGTCCTGGAAAACGCGAGTGTCACGTCCACGGACCTTTGTTGCTTTCTCTATTCTTGATGCACTTATACCGACAAGTTCCTTATTGATACCGGAGAGAGTAATTTCATCTCCTTCAATCTTGATGGAAACTCCTTCAGGAATAGCTGCATATCTTGCTTCCTTCTCTCCGAGGAAGTTTACGATTTCAAGCATATCACTGCTCTGCTTAAGCTGAATCGGAAAGTGGTTGTATATTACCTTTAAGCGGTACACATACTCTTCCTGGACACCCCTGCACATATTTCCTGCATGTGCAACAAATGTTCCAAGCATTGCATAGATCTTCTTCCTTGTGGATTCAGTTGAGACGATAAATTCACCATCTTCAACCCTGAGAGATATACCAGGGTAGTGCAGATTGCGTTTAAGAGTGCCTTTAGGTCCTGAAACAACAAGGGTTGAACCCTGAACTTCAGCATTTACGCCATCAGGAACCTGAATTCTTTTTTCTGTTGCCATTCTGAATGCACCACCTAATACACATATCCGAGAAGCTCACCGCCGACACCCTCATGTCGTGCTGTCTCGTGTGAGATTACACCTTTTGAGGTAGTCAGGATAAGTATTCCAAAGTTCTTTGCAGGAAGATATCTGGTTTCCCATTCTTCGATTTCATCAGTCTTAACGGTGAAACGTGGTGTGATAGAACCACACTTGTTGATATTACCATTAAGTGAGATTCTGAACTGTCCGCCCCTTCCGTCGTCAATCAGTTCGAATCCTTCGATGTAACCTTCTTCCTTCATTATGCCGAGCATTGATCCGATGAGCTTTCCGGCAGGTTCAACAATACAGAATGTTTTGCCTACATCAGACGCGTTCTTGATTGTGCTCATAGCATCTGCAATTGGATTTAGTTTTGTCAATTTAAACACCTCATTTAATTGAGCTTCTTAAACCCGATCTTTGCTGCGTTCTCACGGAAGCACTGCCTGCAGAGCCAGATATTGTATCTGCGGACAAGTCCCTGTTTTCTTCCGCACATCTGGCATGCATTTGCTCCACGGCCAAACTTCTTTGTGGATTCTTTCTGGTTTGCGTTCTTATTCTGTGCCATAATTACTGCACCTCCACCTGGAACCTGTCTGCCATGAATTTGATAGCATCTTCACGTGAAACTCTCTGAGCTGCCGGAAGTTTCTTCTTCTCAATGCTTCTGCGGCTGATACGTACACCTCTCCTCTCAAGAATGACTGTTATGTCCATACCATAGATACCGATCATTGGATCGTAGCTCTGGCCCGGAAAATCGGTGTGCTCCTCAATACCAAAAGAAACATTGCCTGTTTTATCAAACTGTCCTGCATAAAGCTTCTTCTCAACAATTTCAAGAGCTGCCCTTACAACCTCTTCTGCTTTTTCTCCCCTGAGGAATACTTTGCAGCCGATTGCCTGGCCCTTTCTGATTCCAAAAGCAGGCTGGGTTCTCTTTGCAATTGTTCTGACAGTCTTCTGACCGGTGATCTCTGAGATGATATTCTCAGCTTTCATTAATTTGTCACCGGACTCTCCGACACCCATGTGGACTACGACTTTGTCAATGCGGACTTCCTGCATTGGGTTCATTCTTCAATCCCCCATACAGATACTGCTGATTCGTCTTTGCCCACAATGAAAACGTAGTCCTCAATAGTGTCAAATTCAACACCGGTCTTCTCTTCAGTCAGGTAGATTCTGTTAGGAATGCTTCCCGGAACTACACAGATCTCGGAGATTTTACCGACTTTACCTGAATGCTTTCCGCCTATGATCATTGCAACGCTGCCAACTGCGAACGGGAAGTGATCAATAACTTTAAAGCGTGTTTCAGGTTCAAGGCTCAGGACAACTGAGTCCTTTGGATTGTATTCCTGACTATCAACGATTACATTGGCACCATATCTGAGATTCAGCTGAATCCTGCCGCCTTTGACAATCGTCTTGTCTGAAATCTTGCAGAGACGTGATTTTGCAGCATCCTCTGTAATTTCAACAGATACATAGTCACCCTTCTTGTTGCGAAGGATACGGTAATACTTTCCAATCTTTGGGATTGAAATAATGTCAAAGACACCAATGCCCATCTTTGAGTCGGTGCACGGACTGCCGTTCACAATTAAGGAACGGTCCGTAAGAATCTTCTTAACTTCCTTGACATTGTTTGCAAGACCGACATGGTCCCTGAGCCAGACAGCTACAGGCATAGCATGACTGTTGTGTGGTCCCGGTGCGGTCTTCTTTACAAACGTGTTTGTCTTTTTGGGAATCCGCCATCCGGAAGGTGAATTTAATCTTTTAAGATGGTTTGACATTACTTCTTCGCCTCCAGTCTCTCCTGGCGGATTTTATCATTAAGATTCAGTTTGACAATCTGAACATTTGAAGCATAAACCGGTCTTGGAACCTCAGTGCCATCCACTTTTGTAGAAGTTACTCCGTGGACAAGGACTGTTCCCTTTTCGAGGTCTACACCATCAATTATGCCCTCATCGCCTCTGAAATCACCACGTGTCACTTTAACAGTGTCACCTTCAACAATCCTGAAAGATCTTCTGCCGTATGTTTCGCGGAGTTCAGATGACAGTGGTGCATTCAGGAATTTGCCAAGCTGGTGAAGCTTTGCATTGTAGCGTGCTTTACGCTGTTTCCTGGGCTGAGTGCTAGAAATTCTTACCATTCAGCACACCTCAGACAATAATTGTGGCCATTGAGCCGATCTTTGGGAAACGCTCTGCAACTTCACGTGCTACAGGACCCTTAATCTCAGTGCCCTTAGGTTCGCCACGTTCGTTTGTAATTACCATTGCATTATCCTCAAAGGAGAGGCGGAGGCCGTTTATTCTTCTTATCTCTTTACTCTGTCTGATAACAACCGCTTTTTCAAGTTTGCGGCGCATCTCAGGAGTTCCCTTCTTGACAGAAACTGTTGCCATATCACCAAGACCAAGTTTTGGCTGACGGTTTTTGACACCATGATACCTGTCAACAGATACAATCTGTACCTGGCGGGCGCCTGTGTTGTCAGCGCATGTCATCCTGGAGCCTGTGGCAAGTGCCCTTGGCACTCTGGACTGCTTTGCTTTCATTCCTCAGACACCTCTACAACAACAAATTTCTTTGTCTTTGATATTGGCCTGCATTCAGCGATCTTTACTGTATCGCCGACTTTTACGCCAAGACAAGAAGGGTTGTGTGCGTGAATCTTTGAAGAACGTTTTTCGTAACGCTTGTACTTCTTCACGTAGTGCAGATAATCTCTTGAAATTACAACAGATCCCTGCATTTTGTCACTCACGACTTTGCCGGTAATCACCTGGCCGCGTACTGGCAAAG
The sequence above is a segment of the Methanoplanus limicola DSM 2279 genome. Coding sequences within it:
- a CDS encoding 50S ribosomal protein L19e, encoding MSDLRNQKRIAASVLKCGVNRVKLDSERSDDISNAISREDIRGLIDEGAISAKPVKGVSRGRARALTAKRSYGHRKGHGRRKGAQGARTPSKREWIKKIRAIRRELRVMRDEGQIDAHLYRIMYRKASGGQFRNVAHMKAQLEHISGRME
- a CDS encoding 50S ribosomal protein L32e, with amino-acid sequence MADEKIRLIRARNSQRATFKRQGLSRKKKLEDTWRRPRGLQSKQRRQYKAKGRHPQPGFGSPKAVRFLHPSGYEDVLVYNPADLEGLNPEVQALRIAGTVGNKKRFEIQAKAEGLGFKVLNPKEINAPLKDVEESVEEAEDDE
- a CDS encoding 50S ribosomal protein L6, which gives rise to MATEKRIQVPDGVNAEVQGSTLVVSGPKGTLKRNLHYPGISLRVEDGEFIVSTESTRKKIYAMLGTFVAHAGNMCRGVQEEYVYRLKVIYNHFPIQLKQSSDMLEIVNFLGEKEARYAAIPEGVSIKIEGDEITLSGINKELVGISASRIEKATKVRGRDTRVFQDGIYIVEKA
- a CDS encoding 30S ribosomal protein S8, which gives rise to MTKLNPIADAMSTIKNASDVGKTFCIVEPAGKLIGSMLGIMKEEGYIEGFELIDDGRGGQFRISLNGNINKCGSITPRFTVKTDEIEEWETRYLPAKNFGILILTTSKGVISHETARHEGVGGELLGYVY
- a CDS encoding 30S ribosomal protein S14 — protein: MAQNKNANQKESTKKFGRGANACQMCGRKQGLVRRYNIWLCRQCFRENAAKIGFKKLN
- a CDS encoding 50S ribosomal protein L5, with amino-acid sequence MNPMQEVRIDKVVVHMGVGESGDKLMKAENIISEITGQKTVRTIAKRTQPAFGIRKGQAIGCKVFLRGEKAEEVVRAALEIVEKKLYAGQFDKTGNVSFGIEEHTDFPGQSYDPMIGIYGMDITVILERRGVRISRRSIEKKKLPAAQRVSREDAIKFMADRFQVEVQ
- a CDS encoding 30S ribosomal protein S4e, whose translation is MSNHLKRLNSPSGWRIPKKTNTFVKKTAPGPHNSHAMPVAVWLRDHVGLANNVKEVKKILTDRSLIVNGSPCTDSKMGIGVFDIISIPKIGKYYRILRNKKGDYVSVEITEDAAKSRLCKISDKTIVKGGRIQLNLRYGANVIVDSQEYNPKDSVVLSLEPETRFKVIDHFPFAVGSVAMIIGGKHSGKVGKISEICVVPGSIPNRIYLTEEKTGVEFDTIEDYVFIVGKDESAVSVWGIEE
- the rplX gene encoding 50S ribosomal protein L24; the encoded protein is MVRISSTQPRKQRKARYNAKLHQLGKFLNAPLSSELRETYGRRSFRIVEGDTVKVTRGDFRGDEGIIDGVDLEKGTVLVHGVTSTKVDGTEVPRPVYASNVQIVKLNLNDKIRQERLEAKK
- a CDS encoding 50S ribosomal protein L14; amino-acid sequence: MKAKQSRVPRALATGSRMTCADNTGARQVQIVSVDRYHGVKNRQPKLGLGDMATVSVKKGTPEMRRKLEKAVVIRQSKEIRRINGLRLSFEDNAMVITNERGEPKGTEIKGPVAREVAERFPKIGSMATIIV
- a CDS encoding 30S ribosomal protein S17; this translates as MAKNTGLNVAVPEKECNDVNCPFHGTLPVRGQVITGKVVSDKMQGSVVISRDYLHYVKKYKRYEKRSSKIHAHNPSCLGVKVGDTVKIAECRPISKTKKFVVVEVSEE